AAACCTCAAATCCTACATAATTATACAACAAAAAAATTAGTAAACGTATGAACAAAAATAAGGTACACACAGATGAAAGAACTGGGCGGGATTTCATTTGTATTACCATAAGCAGCGCCATTTGTGACGAGATCTTTTGCGCTCTCGATTACATTCAAATACACAAACTGTGCACCGGGTAGTCGGCCGTTGTTGAAGCTTTTCACCAGGTTTAGAAGCCCAGCATTAAAAATGTATATTGCCTTGTTTATATCTTCATTGCATTGGCTGTTAGCAGTACGATTGCCAGGGTTGACTCGGGCTAATTGGTACGGTATGCAACCTATCCCCCCAACTGCTGTTACTACAATCTTGCGAGCTCCCAATTGATAGAGTTGCTAagatttttgaaagaaaatacAGTCAAGGGAAAGAAAAATGATGCAATGGTATTTCAAGATATATGACAAGACAGTAGATGAAAATACCGTTAATTGGCGGGAATAGTCTTGGAGAAGAGATGCAGCATAAGCTGCTGGAGTGTATTGACGGCTGGTTGCATAGAAACTAGTCATGAAATAATTGTTCAGGTAATCGTTACTTCCCAGTCCACAATAGAAAATACATTTGCTCAAGTAAGCACTCATGGCATTATCATCTCTTCTGAACGCCCTTCTCATCTGTTGTACGACTCTCGCGAAGTTTGCTACTTGTTGATTCATTGACACATGAGCTCCCTGTAAATTCGTCAATCGCCAAAAATTAGAAGGGAAAATCATAACCAAATAGTTTGACTAGCTTGCCGGATAACAAAGTTGCATACCAGATTATTGCCGGTTTCATCCCTAATACCAGACGCACCAGATGCAAAATTGGCTCCTCTTAAAAGCGCAGGACCTCTTGTCCTCGCGTATGGAGGAATTAGATTCGGGAGCCCAAGGAGTTGAGCTGCAAAAGAAGAAATTAATTCATATCAATGAACTTTAATTACTCACGACATTCATATATGGGAAACCATAAACCTGACACACACCTAAGACATCAACCATTGTCAAGCCGTTGTTAAACCTTCCGGAAGCACCTTCAGGGAAGTCGATACCGTAAGGCGCATAGTTAGCTCTAGCAAGACTAAGTATACCATTGTTAT
This DNA window, taken from Papaver somniferum cultivar HN1 chromosome 3, ASM357369v1, whole genome shotgun sequence, encodes the following:
- the LOC113361208 gene encoding GDSL esterase/lipase At1g33811-like, yielding MGSHVIHSLTFTILSFLWLISMESCFSQVDQQDPQVPGFFIFGDSLVDNGNNNGILSLARANYAPYGIDFPEGASGRFNNGLTMVDVLAQLLGLPNLIPPYARTRGPALLRGANFASGASGIRDETGNNLGAHVSMNQQVANFARVVQQMRRAFRRDDNAMSAYLSKCIFYCGLGSNDYLNNYFMTSFYATSRQYTPAAYAASLLQDYSRQLTQLYQLGARKIVVTAVGGIGCIPYQLARVNPGNRTANSQCNEDINKAIYIFNAGLLNLVKSFNNGRLPGAQFVYLNVIESAKDLVTNGAAYGFEVFDKGCCGVGRNNGEITCLPLQRPCPDRSKYLFWDAFHPTEAANIILGKKAFSSNSATDVYPMNIQKLAMLQGLAS